The Streptococcaceae bacterium ESL0729 genome has a segment encoding these proteins:
- a CDS encoding Wzz/FepE/Etk N-terminal domain-containing protein, with translation MEEKVNVHDIFEILKKHLSLIIITGLMGLGLAAFVTFFVVTPKYSSQSQLIVTLPQADKTTNANDVNGNLQMINTYKTLVTGDLVINQVKEKLSSDYGLSMTSEELRRSISVNQTQNSLMFSISAKTDNPISSEHIANTTAQVFKENVKDVMNVDKISIISKAEANLNPVSPSPKKNLAIGALVGLFVGVGLSFILEQLDRTVKDSRFITDSLGLTILGTVPQMTAKELSATYKGKKPVKEERFERTTNDSAAADDQSKRRRRSRV, from the coding sequence TTGGAGGAAAAAGTAAACGTACATGATATCTTTGAGATATTAAAGAAGCATTTGTCATTAATTATTATTACAGGACTTATGGGCTTGGGACTTGCTGCCTTTGTCACCTTCTTTGTGGTGACTCCTAAGTACAGCTCACAGTCTCAGTTGATTGTAACCCTGCCGCAAGCTGATAAAACAACAAATGCTAACGATGTGAATGGGAATTTACAGATGATTAATACCTATAAAACTCTAGTAACAGGGGATTTAGTAATTAATCAGGTTAAAGAAAAATTATCATCAGATTACGGTCTTTCTATGACTTCTGAAGAGCTTAGAAGGAGTATCTCTGTTAATCAGACACAAAACTCACTTATGTTCTCAATCAGTGCAAAAACTGATAATCCTATAAGTTCTGAACATATTGCCAATACAACTGCTCAAGTCTTTAAGGAAAATGTTAAAGACGTAATGAATGTAGATAAAATCTCAATTATTTCAAAGGCTGAAGCAAATCTAAATCCTGTTTCTCCAAGTCCTAAAAAGAATCTTGCAATCGGAGCCCTTGTTGGTCTATTTGTAGGTGTAGGTCTATCCTTCATCCTGGAGCAACTTGATAGGACTGTAAAAGATTCTAGGTTCATAACTGATAGTTTGGGTCTTACAATCTTAGGTACAGTACCACAAATGACTGCTAAGGAGTTAAGTGCTACTTATAAGGGGAAAAAGCCAGTTAAGGAAGAGCGTTTTGAAAGAACTACAAATGATTCGGCAGCTGCTGATGATCAAAGCAAGAGACGTCGTCGTTCAAGAGTATAG